The genomic stretch CTTCGCCGCCGCGGCATACCTCCTCACAGTAGGCCTCAGTCCCCGGGATGCGCGCGCCGTGTCCCGGGGAGCTTTTTACAAAGCCGTCCTCTATCGGACGTTTTTCGACTTTGTACGGGTGTATCGGGTTCGAAAAAGATAATCATGCTGGACAAGTTCCGATGGTTTTTGTATGAAATGAGAAAGTGGACGTACCCTTCCCCGCTGCCCGACCGGAAGGGTCTCCATGCCGCGTGATCATGATAACGGAGAAAATTCTGTGGAAAACGATGTTTTCAGTGCCCTCATGGCGAAGGCGCGGGAGGAGCCCTTCGCGAAAAAAATGGGTCTTCGGGTTCTCGAGGTCAGCCGGGGATACTCCCGGGTTGCCATGACACTGACTCCCGAAATGGAAAACATTTTCGCAATGACACATGGTGGTGCCATTTTTTCCCTCATTGACGAGGCTTTTGAAATGGCTTCCAATTCCCACGGAACGGCTGCCGTGGCCCTCAATATGAATGTCACCTACATCACGGCACCTCGACAGGGCGATACCCTGCAGGCGGAGGCGCGGGAATCGAGCAAGACCAGGAAAAC from Syntrophales bacterium encodes the following:
- a CDS encoding PaaI family thioesterase, whose amino-acid sequence is MENDVFSALMAKAREEPFAKKMGLRVLEVSRGYSRVAMTLTPEMENIFAMTHGGAIFSLIDEAFEMASNSHGTAAVALNMNVTYITAPRQGDTLQAEARESSKTRKTAHYAITVHNGGGDLIATCSALVYRKDQPLSFL